The DNA window CGTACACCAGGTCAGAATCGGATGTAAAGAAAAGATTTCGGGGAGATGCTTCTCTCCCCTTCTTGGCTAGCAACACCTCCTACCGAGGTCACGCTGCAACTGACTAACGGGTCAAAGATTCAGTCTTCGATGTCGAGGGAGAGGATCGACAGGGAGTCGCCGCCGGTCACCGACACGCCCGATCCCTTGCAGCGGGGGCATTCGAACGTGAAGGCGCGGGCCTCAGATACGCCGCACGCCGGGCATTCGACCCGGATCGGTTCCTCGACGATCTCGAGGTGGGCCCCCTCCGCCGGTGTGCCGCGGGCGAGGTGCCCGAAGAGGAAGGAGAGGTTCTCCGGCTCGATGGCGCGCAGGACGCCCACGCGCAGCCGGATCGACGTCACCTTTTTCGCCGCGTGCCGGTCCGCCTCGGAGAGGGCGACGTCGAGAATTTCGTTGGCGACTCCGAGCTCGTGCACTTACTTCTTCGTCGCCCGCAGCGCCTCGATCCGGTCGAGCAGCGCGGACATCCCCGCACCGGTGGTCGCGGAGGTCTCGAAGATCTCCACCGCGGGGTTGGCGGCGCGCGCGGCGCGGCGGACGCGGTCCACGTCGAACGTCACGTACGGCAACAGGTCCGTCTTCGTGATCACGAGCAGGTCGGACGTCTTGAACGCCAGCGGGTACTTGAGCGGCTTCTCGTCCCCCTCCGTCACGCTCAACAGGACGACGCGGGCGTCCTCCCCCAGCGAGACTTCCGCGGGGCAGACGAGGTTCCCCACGTTCTCCACGAGAAGAAGCCGGGTTTCCGACAGGTTCATCTCCCGGAGGACGGACAGGAGCCGGGACGGCTGGATGTGACAGGCGGAATGCGTGTTGATCTGCCGCACCTGAACGCCGTGCTTCCGGATCCGCTCCGCGTCGATCTCGGTCTCGATGTCCCCCTCGACGACCGCCACGCCTCCCTTCCCGTCGAAGCGGGCAAGGAGGGCCTCGATCAGCGTGGTTTTCCCGGAACCCGGCGAGGAGATGAGGTTGAGCGCGAAGATCTTCCTCTCGGAGAGGAGAGCGCGGATCGCCGCCGCGGCCTCGTCCGCGGATTGCAGGATCGCCCGCTCCACC is part of the Deltaproteobacteria bacterium genome and encodes:
- the hypB gene encoding hydrogenase nickel incorporation protein HypB, yielding MRIEVERAILQSADEAAAAIRALLSERKIFALNLISSPGSGKTTLIEALLARFDGKGGVAVVEGDIETEIDAERIRKHGVQVRQINTHSACHIQPSRLLSVLREMNLSETRLLLVENVGNLVCPAEVSLGEDARVVLLSVTEGDEKPLKYPLAFKTSDLLVITKTDLLPYVTFDVDRVRRAARAANPAVEIFETSATTGAGMSALLDRIEALRATKK
- the hypA gene encoding hydrogenase maturation nickel metallochaperone HypA; amino-acid sequence: MHELGVANEILDVALSEADRHAAKKVTSIRLRVGVLRAIEPENLSFLFGHLARGTPAEGAHLEIVEEPIRVECPACGVSEARAFTFECPRCKGSGVSVTGGDSLSILSLDIED